Genomic DNA from Jejubacter calystegiae:
CTGGGCGAGAAAGTTGCAACTGTTCACAGTTGGAAGAAGCGCGACAGGTGGGGCGAATACGGCCCGCTGGACCAGATGCAGCTCACCACGGCGGCGCGTTACTGCCAGCTCATCATGAAGGAGCACAAGGAAGGGAAAGACTTTAAGGAGATTGACCTGCTGGCGCGCCAGTCTGAGCGTCACGCCCGGATCGGGAAATTCAGTAACGGCGGCAATGAAGCCGACCTGAACCCCAACGTGGCCAACCGCAATAAAGGGCCGCGTAAAAAGCCGGAAAAGAACGCCATCAGCGACGAGCAGATCGCGCAGCTGGAAACCCTGTTCCGCAACGGGATGTTTGACTACCAGCGCCACTGGTGGGAAGCCGGGAAACTCCACCGCATCCGCAACCTGCTGAAATCACGCCAGATCGGAGCCACCTACTATTTTGCCCGGGAAGCGCTGATCGATGCACTGCTGACCGGTCGTAATCAGATTTTCCTTTCAGCCAGTAAGTCGCAGGCCTACGTGTTTAAGCAGTACATCGTGGAGTTCGCCAAAGAAGTCGATGTGGAACTGAAAGGCGATCCAATGGTGTTACCCAACGGCGCCACGCTCTACTTTCTCGGCACCAATGCCCGCACCGCGCAGAGCTATCACGGCAATTTGTACCTTGATGAATATTTCTGGATACCCAAATTTCAGGAGCTGCGCAAGGTCGCTTCCGGGATGGCGCTGCACAAGAAGTGGCGCCAGACCTACTTTTCCACGCCGTCCAGCCTGACACACAGCGCTTACCCGTTCTGGTCCGGCGCGCTGTTCAACCGGGGCCGTGCCAAAGCAGACAAAGTGGATATCGATATCAGCCACAGCAGCCTGGCCGGTGGCCTTCTGTGCGCTGACGGCCAGTACCGCCAGATCGTCACCGTCGAGGATGCGGTGCGCGGCGGCTGCAACTTGTTCGACCTCAACCAGCTGCGCCTGGAGTACAGCCCGGACGAATACCAGAACCTGCTGATGTGTGAATTCATGGACGATCTGGCCTCGGTGTTCCCGCTGGCCGACCTGCAGGCGTGCATGGTGGATAGCTGGGAAGTGTGGGAGGACTTCCAGGCGCTGGCGCTGCGCCCGTTTGGCTGGCGTGAAGTCTGGATCGGCTATGACCCGGCCAAAGGCACCCAGAACGGCGACAGCGCCGGTTGCGTGGTGGTGGCACCGCCTGCCGTATCGGGCGGCAAGTTCCGCATTCTGGAGCGTCACCAGTGGCGCGGCATGGACTTCCGCGCCCAGGCGGACGCCATCAAAAAGCTGACGGAACAGTACAACGTGACCTACATCGGTATTGACTCCACCGGCGTCGGCCACGGCGTCTATGAGAACGTTAAAGCCTTTTTCCCGGCGGTCCGGGAGTTTGTCTATAACCCCAACGTGAAAAATGCCCTGGTACTCAAGGCGTGGGACATTATCAGCCACCGGCGCCTGGAATTCGACGCCGGTCATACCGACATTGCGCAGTCCTTCATGGCAATCCGCCGTTCCACCACCGCCAGCGGCAACCGCCCGACATACGAAGCCAGCCGCAGCGAAGAAGCCAGCCATGCCGACCTGGCCTGGGCGACGATGCACGCCCTGTACAAAGAGCCGCTGCAGGGCGAAACCGCAAACACCAGTAATATCGTGGAGATTTTTTAATGGGTAAACGTAACAAGCGCAACCGCCAGGCCGCGGCAACGCAACAGGCACAGCAGGAAACCAGCAAGGCCGAGGCGTTCAGCTTTGGCGACCCGGTGCCGGTGCTGGACCGCCGCGAGCTGCTGGATTATGTGGAATGCGTACAGATGGACAGGTGGTATGAACCGCCGGTCAGCTTCGACGGACTGGCGCGCACCTACCGCTCCGCCGTGCATCATAGCTCACCAATTGCCGTTAAGCGTGATATTCTCAGCAGTACCTATATCCCACATCGCCTGCTCAGCCAGCAGGCGTTCAGCCGTTTTGTGCAGGATTATCTGGTGTTTGGTAACGCCTACCTGGAGAAACGCACCAACCGGCTCGGCGGAATCCTCTCACTGGAGCCCGCGCTGGCAAAGTACACCCGCCGCGGCGTGGACCTCGACACCTACTGGTTTGTGCAGTACGGCATGACCACCCAGCCCTATGAATTCACCAAAGGCAGCGTTTTTCACCTGATGGAGCCGGACATTAACCAGGAGATTTACGGCCTGCCCGGCTACCTGTCCGCCATCCCGTCCGCGCTGCTGAACGAATCCGCGACCCTGTTCCGCCGTAAGTACTACATTAACGGCAGCCATGCCGGATTTATCATGTACATGACCGACGCGGCGCAGAACCAGGAAGACGTGGACAACATCCGCAAGGCGATGAAAAGCGCCAAAGGCCCGGGTAACTTCCGCAATCTGTTTATGTACAGTCCGAACGGCAAGAAGGACGGCATCCAGATCATTCCGCTGTCCGAGGTCGCGGCAAAGGACGAGTTTCTGAACATCAAGAACGTGAGCCGCGACGATATGATGGCGGCTCACCGCGTGCCGCCGCAGATGATGGGGATTATGCCAAGTAATGTTGGCGGCTTTGGTGATGTGGAAAAGGCCAGTAAAGTCTTTGTCAGAAATGAATTAACCCCTCTACAAAAATGCTTATGTGAACTTAACAAGTGGGCTGACGAAGAAATCATTACCTTTAGTCAATATTCACTAGAGGTTTGATATGTCATTTCAGCAAGTTTCGCCGTCAACTTACTAATCAAACCATCACACAATTTGGTTATTTGTCTAGTGGCCTCTTTAAGCTCTTGAGGGGTCACTGAATCAAACCCCTCACCATGAGCAATTCTATTTCTCTTTTTTAATAACTCATCAATAATATTGAGGTACCCCACACGCCTACGTTTCTTTTTTGGCCTCCATCTAGATTCAATAATATTAATCACATCGATTCCCTTTACTGAATCATCATCTACAGCCCGCAATATCGTTCTCCTCAATGAATCACCTATTTGAGACTCGATATTATACATTTCAGAAACATCAAAGTCATTAATTGACAACTCATCCAAAACTAAAGGAATGTCAAATACATTAAATATACGTTCAATTGTATCAACTGTTGGATTTGCATTTGTAGAAGACAATTTATCGCTATCAAACTGTATTGGCAAAGACCGTTCAACATTCATTATAAAATCAGAAAAAGATTGACATTTATTATTTCTAACCTTATCAGAACAAGTAACAACATGTTCTGATAGCATCCGAATTGGTACTAACGAAGGTGCAATCTCTAACTCATTCAGTTCATCAACAAATTCTTTGCACATTTCACGAACAAAACCTTCAAAATAACCGCAAAGTAAAACCAAACCAGAGCGAGTCAAAGCATTTATGGCCGTAATATTCCCTCCTGGCTCAGTGTTTTTCTCTGCCATATTTGCAAGGAGGATTATCTCATCAAATCTCTTCATGTAAACAGATCTGCACTCCATGCCGTTACCCCATCAATGCTTCAGTCAGGATCGTGCTCCTACTTAATGCCGAATTCTTTTTAGAAGTCCCCTGAAATAGATTTTTCCAGTACCCATCATTCTGAAATACACTAAATGCTTTATCAGCAAGTTTATCTCGCCATCCATTCTCAAATGCCCTAGAGAAAGCTACCATTTGAGACTCATAAATAGATCCATTAATTCTATTTTGAAAAAAACCTTCTTTCGGATCGACTTGATTCTTGGGTTTTCTAAAAGCAGTCCCTGGTCCCAATTCGTTATAAATCAAATCAACCGTACCATAGAAAAGAGTTTTAATATACTCAGCCCTAGAGCTTGATATTTCACGATTATCTTCCATATGTAAATTCAAATATTCCGAGTAATTATCAGAATAGTCAGAGGTACTAGTTAACTCTCTATATGCCATAAACCTTAAAACTAATTCAACAGCTTTCATTGATTTAGCATCTTGTTCAGGCAAGGAAATCAAATCTTCAAATTTTTTGTATCTTGCCAAATCCTTTAAAAGCTCATTATAACTCCCCCTATATACACAATTACGAACCTCTTGATCAGAAAGCGATGCGCTTCCAGTGTTCAGTCGCTCAAACACTTCAAACTTCAAAGCCTCATCAGACTCATTAAGGACCACAATACATCTAATTGCTCTTTTGGCTATATTTGAGCGAAGAACCCGGTCTAATTGAAGATACTCCTTACCATTAATCTCAGAGATTATTTTCAGACCACTAAGTTTAAGTGGAGTCAATCCAGAATCAGGAAATAGATTTTCTATCTCAGTTGCTTTAATGAATCTAAAAAGAGAGGTTAAGCGCTGCTGCCCATCGATAACACTAAATGTACCGTCTTTTTCCTCAGCCAAATAAACAACAGGCACAGGTATATTAAGAGCAATAGATTCAATAAACCTAGAAGCTTTAACATCATCCCATTGATATTTCCTTTGATAATCAGGTTCTAGAATCAAATCTCCCTCAATTATCATATCAACAAGTGTACGCACCGCGTAATCATACGGCTGTATCACCACTTTTCTTTCTTTTATATGTTCATAGGGTTCAATTTCGTTTTCAACGTCAAAATCATCATTTGGTTCAACAGGTATTTGTTGCTCATTCATCTCAGTCATTCTCATCTCCTCCTTCTCTTACAGTTCCTTTGGAAAACTTAAACTACCGTTGATTCAAACTATAGATAATTACAGTAAACAATACCATAGATAACATAAGCGCGCGCTCGTATCCCCGCCACGCCTGCCCGCTTTGTGTAGTGGTTTTCATGCACCTGCATGACCAGAACCAGACCCCGCCAGTCATGGCAGGACTCAGCAAAAACGATCCTCAAACGATCATGCGATTTCATGCAGCATAGACATGCACAACAGCGCTAACGCCTCGCGAAGCTCGTTGTTCAACCCTGCGAGCGGTAAAAACCAGTTTTATCGCCCGCACGGTTTCCAGATATCCATCCCGAATGAGGGCTTAGTGAAGCTCATCCGGCTCGTTTTGTAGCTGCCGCTTTAGCAGCCTGGTTGTCAGTTCCGCAATCCAGCAAAGCGCCAGATCTTTATCCTCTGCACCGCAATGGCTGTCAGCTACCAGCCGCGCCACCAGGTCAATTCGCTGCAATGTGAGCGATTCAAAAAGGCGATCGTT
This window encodes:
- a CDS encoding DUF262 domain-containing protein, coding for MTEMNEQQIPVEPNDDFDVENEIEPYEHIKERKVVIQPYDYAVRTLVDMIIEGDLILEPDYQRKYQWDDVKASRFIESIALNIPVPVVYLAEEKDGTFSVIDGQQRLTSLFRFIKATEIENLFPDSGLTPLKLSGLKIISEINGKEYLQLDRVLRSNIAKRAIRCIVVLNESDEALKFEVFERLNTGSASLSDQEVRNCVYRGSYNELLKDLARYKKFEDLISLPEQDAKSMKAVELVLRFMAYRELTSTSDYSDNYSEYLNLHMEDNREISSSRAEYIKTLFYGTVDLIYNELGPGTAFRKPKNQVDPKEGFFQNRINGSIYESQMVAFSRAFENGWRDKLADKAFSVFQNDGYWKNLFQGTSKKNSALSRSTILTEALMG
- a CDS encoding phage portal protein, which produces MGKRNKRNRQAAATQQAQQETSKAEAFSFGDPVPVLDRRELLDYVECVQMDRWYEPPVSFDGLARTYRSAVHHSSPIAVKRDILSSTYIPHRLLSQQAFSRFVQDYLVFGNAYLEKRTNRLGGILSLEPALAKYTRRGVDLDTYWFVQYGMTTQPYEFTKGSVFHLMEPDINQEIYGLPGYLSAIPSALLNESATLFRRKYYINGSHAGFIMYMTDAAQNQEDVDNIRKAMKSAKGPGNFRNLFMYSPNGKKDGIQIIPLSEVAAKDEFLNIKNVSRDDMMAAHRVPPQMMGIMPSNVGGFGDVEKASKVFVRNELTPLQKCLCELNKWADEEIITFSQYSLEV
- a CDS encoding MAE_28990/MAE_18760 family HEPN-like nuclease, which produces MKRFDEIILLANMAEKNTEPGGNITAINALTRSGLVLLCGYFEGFVREMCKEFVDELNELEIAPSLVPIRMLSEHVVTCSDKVRNNKCQSFSDFIMNVERSLPIQFDSDKLSSTNANPTVDTIERIFNVFDIPLVLDELSINDFDVSEMYNIESQIGDSLRRTILRAVDDDSVKGIDVINIIESRWRPKKKRRRVGYLNIIDELLKKRNRIAHGEGFDSVTPQELKEATRQITKLCDGLISKLTAKLAEMTYQTSSEY
- a CDS encoding terminase ATPase subunit family protein — its product is MENTLTPADLDPRRQAMLLYFQGYRVARIAEMLGEKVATVHSWKKRDRWGEYGPLDQMQLTTAARYCQLIMKEHKEGKDFKEIDLLARQSERHARIGKFSNGGNEADLNPNVANRNKGPRKKPEKNAISDEQIAQLETLFRNGMFDYQRHWWEAGKLHRIRNLLKSRQIGATYYFAREALIDALLTGRNQIFLSASKSQAYVFKQYIVEFAKEVDVELKGDPMVLPNGATLYFLGTNARTAQSYHGNLYLDEYFWIPKFQELRKVASGMALHKKWRQTYFSTPSSLTHSAYPFWSGALFNRGRAKADKVDIDISHSSLAGGLLCADGQYRQIVTVEDAVRGGCNLFDLNQLRLEYSPDEYQNLLMCEFMDDLASVFPLADLQACMVDSWEVWEDFQALALRPFGWREVWIGYDPAKGTQNGDSAGCVVVAPPAVSGGKFRILERHQWRGMDFRAQADAIKKLTEQYNVTYIGIDSTGVGHGVYENVKAFFPAVREFVYNPNVKNALVLKAWDIISHRRLEFDAGHTDIAQSFMAIRRSTTASGNRPTYEASRSEEASHADLAWATMHALYKEPLQGETANTSNIVEIF